Proteins encoded together in one Chthonomonadales bacterium window:
- a CDS encoding YqeG family HAD IIIA-type phosphatase, which translates to MIASRGRRGLLALCPHRYCRSGVTDVAIEELREAGIEAVLLDLDNTLVGWRSHEVPEPVLDWVTALKSAGFKLCLVSNTRYGRRLRALSEALGVPYVRRAWKPRRRGFQAALSELGVNPARAAMIGDQMFTDVLGGNRVGLYTVMVRPMARREFVGTKVSRLFEGALLRWFLRTGRIGGEVGSATRNK; encoded by the coding sequence ATGATCGCGTCGCGGGGCCGCCGCGGGCTGCTGGCGCTCTGCCCGCACCGCTACTGTCGCTCGGGCGTTACGGACGTGGCCATCGAGGAGCTTCGGGAGGCAGGCATCGAGGCCGTGCTGCTGGACCTGGACAACACGCTGGTCGGTTGGCGCTCTCACGAAGTACCGGAACCCGTGCTCGATTGGGTTACTGCCCTGAAGTCCGCGGGGTTCAAGCTCTGTCTGGTGTCGAACACGCGCTACGGGCGCCGGCTCAGGGCGCTTTCCGAAGCCCTCGGCGTGCCGTACGTGCGGCGGGCCTGGAAGCCGCGCAGGCGCGGGTTCCAGGCGGCGCTCAGCGAGCTGGGCGTGAACCCGGCGCGCGCGGCGATGATTGGCGACCAGATGTTCACCGACGTGCTCGGGGGCAACCGCGTGGGGCTCTACACCGTGATGGTGAGGCCCATGGCGCGGCGTGAGTTCGTCGGCACGAAGGTCAGCCGCCTCTTCGAGGGCGCGCTGTTGCGCTGGTTCCTGCGGACCGGCCGGATCGGCGGCGAAGTGGGCAGCGCCACGAGGAACAAATGA
- a CDS encoding shikimate dehydrogenase produces the protein MTGARRPTDQSACIPLPVSGDTRVAAVFGFPVAHSLSPAIHNAAFAALGLPWIYVPFLVEPDGLGPAIRGAAALGIVGVNLTIPHKERVLPYLDAIDAEASALGAVNTVHVSGGRLTGYNTDGHGFAEPLRRRGVELAGQRAVVIGAGGAARAVVLRLAREGARTVVANRTPSRAAALAADANRIAGREAVEAIDLADAPALRRALASASLLVNTTSVGMEPRETEDLGLPEGVLRPGLLVYDLVYRPETTRLLAAARAAGAETLGGAEMLVHQGAAAFSIWTGQAAPVDVMLRAMSRALTGR, from the coding sequence ATGACGGGCGCGCGTCGTCCGACAGACCAGAGTGCATGTATTCCCCTGCCGGTCAGCGGCGACACGCGCGTCGCCGCGGTCTTCGGCTTCCCTGTCGCGCATTCGCTTTCTCCGGCGATTCACAACGCCGCATTCGCGGCGCTCGGTCTACCCTGGATCTACGTTCCGTTCCTGGTCGAGCCGGACGGGCTCGGGCCGGCTATTCGCGGCGCGGCCGCGCTCGGCATCGTGGGCGTCAACCTGACGATTCCGCACAAGGAGCGCGTGCTGCCCTACCTGGACGCCATCGACGCGGAGGCGAGTGCGCTCGGCGCGGTGAACACCGTCCACGTGTCCGGCGGCCGCTTGACGGGCTACAACACGGACGGCCACGGTTTCGCGGAGCCACTGCGCCGCCGTGGAGTGGAACTGGCCGGGCAGCGCGCCGTGGTGATCGGCGCCGGAGGCGCGGCGCGCGCCGTGGTGCTGCGGTTGGCGCGCGAGGGCGCGCGGACGGTGGTCGCCAACCGCACTCCGAGCCGCGCGGCGGCGCTCGCGGCGGACGCAAACCGCATCGCTGGGCGCGAGGCCGTCGAGGCGATCGACCTGGCCGACGCGCCCGCTCTGCGGCGCGCGCTGGCGTCCGCGTCGCTGCTGGTGAACACCACCTCGGTGGGCATGGAGCCGCGCGAGACGGAGGATCTCGGGCTTCCCGAGGGCGTCCTGCGGCCGGGGCTGCTGGTGTACGACCTGGTCTACCGCCCAGAGACCACGCGCCTGCTGGCGGCGGCGCGCGCGGCGGGCGCCGAGACGCTTGGCGGCGCCGAGATGCTGGTGCACCAGGGCGCGGCGGCGTTCTCGATATGGACGGGGCAGGCGGCCCCGGTCGACGTGATGCTGCGGGCGATGTCGCGAGCGCTGACCGGGCGATAG
- the tadA gene encoding Flp pilus assembly complex ATPase component TadA, protein MVMARKSMGEYLVEKGLITADHLKQAQDMQRQSHGDLAKILVDLGFASERDVTEARAQEMGLPFVDLNKFAPDSSAINVVPEHVAKRHNVIPVKKDNNTLVVAMADTNNPYAADDLRMVSRCNIRAALAAPGAIEDAISRVYGGTTATLAPAGGSPGMNPMKAGPGGGAGMGDLMADIRENLAKYGSTGEVVDEDDEAAIAQAEEAPIIRVANAIIQQAIKELASDIHVEPERRGVRIRYRVDGVLHEAMTMPKYIQAPLISRFKIMAEMNIAERRVPQDGRIPITYEKKDYDLRVSCLPNVFGEKIVCRILDKSSILIGLNKLGFTPEAQSQLEELVIQPNGMVLSTGPTGSGKTTTQYSVLNKLNSIEKNILTIEDPVEYQLSGVTQVQVNKKAGLTFATALRSFLRQDPDIIMVGEMRDLETAEIAIESSLTGHLVLSTLHTNDAPSAVIRMIDMGVEPYLISATVIGVMAQRLGRKVCQSCKEPYEEEATYLRRFGFRPESPDQKVTLWRGRGCEACRHTGYKGRLGIYSLMRVNDEIAELIVRRAPLTDIRDAAKANGMLELREDGLLKVLEGVTTPDEVMRVVFTAGH, encoded by the coding sequence ATGGTGATGGCACGTAAGAGCATGGGGGAGTACCTGGTTGAGAAAGGTCTGATCACCGCGGACCATCTCAAGCAGGCCCAGGACATGCAGCGGCAGTCGCATGGGGACCTTGCGAAGATCCTCGTGGATCTCGGCTTCGCCTCCGAGCGCGACGTGACGGAGGCGCGCGCCCAGGAGATGGGGCTGCCGTTTGTGGACCTCAACAAGTTCGCCCCGGACTCGAGCGCGATCAACGTGGTGCCCGAGCACGTGGCGAAGCGGCACAATGTGATCCCCGTCAAGAAGGACAACAACACGCTCGTCGTGGCGATGGCGGACACGAACAACCCCTACGCCGCCGACGATCTTCGCATGGTGTCGCGCTGCAACATTCGGGCGGCCCTGGCGGCGCCGGGCGCCATCGAGGACGCGATCTCTCGCGTCTATGGAGGCACCACCGCCACGCTCGCCCCCGCTGGCGGCTCGCCGGGCATGAACCCGATGAAGGCCGGGCCCGGTGGCGGCGCGGGCATGGGCGACCTGATGGCCGACATCCGCGAGAACCTGGCCAAGTACGGCTCGACCGGCGAGGTGGTCGACGAGGACGACGAGGCGGCCATCGCGCAGGCGGAAGAGGCCCCGATCATCCGGGTGGCCAACGCGATCATCCAGCAGGCCATCAAAGAGCTGGCTTCGGACATTCACGTCGAGCCCGAGCGCCGCGGCGTTCGCATCCGCTACCGCGTGGACGGCGTGCTGCACGAGGCGATGACGATGCCGAAGTACATTCAGGCGCCGCTCATCTCGCGTTTCAAGATCATGGCCGAGATGAACATCGCCGAGCGCCGGGTTCCGCAGGACGGCCGGATTCCGATCACCTATGAGAAGAAGGACTACGACCTGCGCGTCTCGTGCCTGCCCAACGTCTTCGGCGAGAAGATCGTCTGCCGCATCCTGGACAAGTCGAGCATTCTGATCGGCCTCAACAAGCTCGGGTTCACGCCGGAGGCGCAGTCGCAGCTTGAGGAGCTCGTCATTCAGCCCAACGGCATGGTTCTCTCCACGGGTCCCACGGGTTCCGGCAAGACGACCACGCAGTATTCGGTGCTCAACAAGCTCAACTCGATCGAAAAGAACATCCTGACCATCGAGGACCCGGTGGAGTATCAGTTGAGCGGCGTGACGCAGGTGCAGGTGAACAAGAAGGCCGGCCTGACGTTCGCGACGGCGTTGCGCTCGTTCCTGCGGCAGGACCCGGACATCATCATGGTCGGCGAGATGCGCGACCTGGAAACGGCCGAGATCGCGATCGAGTCCTCGCTGACGGGCCACCTCGTCCTCTCCACGCTGCACACCAACGACGCGCCGTCCGCCGTCATCCGCATGATCGACATGGGGGTGGAGCCGTACCTGATCTCGGCCACCGTGATCGGCGTGATGGCCCAGCGCCTCGGGCGCAAGGTGTGCCAGTCGTGCAAGGAGCCCTACGAGGAGGAGGCCACCTACCTGCGGCGCTTCGGGTTCCGGCCGGAGTCGCCCGACCAGAAGGTGACCCTGTGGCGTGGCCGCGGCTGCGAGGCGTGTCGGCACACCGGGTACAAGGGCCGCCTCGGGATCTACTCGCTGATGCGAGTGAACGACGAGATCGCCGAGCTCATCGTGCGCCGGGCGCCGCTGACGGACATCCGCGACGCGGCCAAGGCCAACGGCATGCTGGAGTTGCGCGAGGATGGGCTCCTGAAGGTGCTGGAGGGCGTCACCACGCCGGACGAGGTGATGCGCGTCGTCTTCACGGCCGGTCACTAG
- a CDS encoding type IV pilus twitching motility protein PilT, translated as MHIDDLLRVVVEKGGSDLHVSVGVPPIIRVDGQLLPTNYEKVSPQESQRLIYDILTDEQIQRFETTLELDFSYQLARLSRFRVNVYRDRGNVATAFRVIPSRIPTLRDLSLPAVLEDLTRLPRGLILVTGPTGSGKSTTLAAMINQINTERSVHVLTIEDPIEYLHSHRFSIINQREVGQDTRQFANALRAALREDPDVILVGEMRDLETMQMAVSAAETGHLVFATLHTNSAATSVERIVDSFPPGQQEQVRLQLSNNLQAILCQQLLPRANQPGRVCAMEIMTASPAIRNLIRENKAHQITSMIQTSANMGMQTMDQSLRDLYLRGLITFELAMERAMNAVELEKMIRTATIPGPGTSGGGRSA; from the coding sequence GTGCACATCGACGACCTGTTGCGCGTCGTCGTCGAGAAGGGCGGGTCCGACCTGCATGTCTCGGTCGGCGTGCCGCCCATCATTCGCGTGGACGGGCAACTCCTTCCCACCAACTACGAGAAGGTCAGCCCTCAGGAGTCCCAGCGGCTCATCTACGACATCCTGACCGATGAGCAGATCCAGCGTTTCGAGACGACCCTGGAGCTGGACTTCTCCTACCAGTTGGCCCGCCTCTCGCGCTTCCGCGTCAACGTCTACCGCGACCGGGGAAACGTGGCCACCGCGTTCCGCGTGATCCCCTCGCGGATCCCGACGCTGCGCGACCTGAGCCTGCCCGCCGTGCTCGAGGACCTCACCCGCCTGCCGCGCGGCCTGATCCTCGTGACCGGGCCCACCGGGTCCGGCAAGTCCACCACGCTCGCAGCGATGATCAACCAGATCAACACCGAGCGCAGCGTGCACGTGCTGACCATCGAGGACCCGATCGAGTACCTGCACAGCCACCGCTTCAGCATCATCAACCAGCGCGAGGTGGGCCAGGACACCCGGCAGTTCGCCAACGCGCTGCGCGCCGCCCTCCGCGAGGACCCGGACGTAATCCTCGTGGGCGAAATGCGCGACCTGGAGACGATGCAGATGGCCGTGTCCGCCGCGGAGACCGGCCACCTCGTCTTCGCGACCCTGCACACCAACAGCGCGGCCACCTCCGTGGAGCGCATCGTGGACTCGTTCCCGCCTGGCCAGCAGGAGCAGGTGCGCCTGCAGCTCTCCAACAACCTGCAGGCTATCCTGTGCCAGCAACTGCTGCCTCGCGCCAATCAGCCGGGCCGCGTCTGCGCGATGGAGATCATGACGGCCAGCCCGGCCATCCGCAACCTGATCCGCGAGAACAAGGCGCACCAGATCACCTCGATGATCCAGACCAGCGCGAACATGGGCATGCAGACCATGGACCAGTCGCTGCGCGATCTCTACCTGCGCGGCTTGATCACCTTCGAGCTGGCCATGGAGCGCGCCATGAACGCGGTGGAGCTCGAGAAGATGATTCGAACGGCGACGATCCCCGGCCCCGGGACGTCGGGAGGCGGCCGCTCGGCATAG
- a CDS encoding type II secretion system F family protein, with protein sequence MATFSYTVRDASGQTRSGTSDAESAEILRRRLQEQGFTVADIQQTAAGKKKASGAGWGRVKLADLSIFCRQFSTMIDAGVSLVRALDVLGEQTQNPKLKRMIIDIQQEVESGQTLSKAMSKYPRTFTSLFIGLVKAGEVGGVLEEALQRLSGFLEKDMELRRKVKAALTYPAIVVVVAVGIVVGLCTFIVPKFVELFRDLGVKELPAMTQILVDFSDFLKQRWWLGIIILLALYVATKYFGTTRIGRRVIDRIKLKVPVFGKLHHKIALARFSRTLGTLLVSGVPILQALETVAGTVGNGIIAEAVMQARARIREGDRINDPLEKSKMFPPMVVHMISIGEESGALDAMLTKIAEFYEQEVDATLQSLTAAIEPVLIVFLGFCVGFIVIAMFMPLISVIQNLTSGSGDSSAGAGAGEE encoded by the coding sequence ATGGCAACCTTCAGCTACACCGTTCGCGACGCCAGCGGGCAGACGCGCTCGGGCACCTCGGACGCCGAGAGCGCCGAGATCCTGCGGCGGCGCCTGCAGGAGCAGGGCTTCACGGTCGCGGACATTCAGCAGACGGCGGCCGGCAAGAAGAAGGCGAGCGGCGCCGGCTGGGGCCGCGTGAAGCTGGCCGACCTGTCGATCTTCTGCCGGCAGTTCTCCACGATGATCGACGCGGGCGTCTCGCTCGTACGGGCGCTGGACGTGCTCGGGGAGCAGACACAGAACCCCAAGCTCAAGCGCATGATCATCGACATCCAGCAGGAGGTGGAGTCCGGCCAGACCCTCTCCAAGGCGATGTCGAAGTACCCGCGCACCTTCACGAGCCTGTTCATCGGGCTGGTGAAGGCGGGGGAGGTGGGAGGCGTGCTCGAGGAGGCCCTGCAGCGGCTCTCCGGCTTCCTTGAGAAGGACATGGAGCTCCGGCGCAAGGTGAAGGCCGCCCTCACCTACCCGGCCATCGTCGTGGTGGTTGCCGTCGGCATCGTCGTCGGCCTCTGCACCTTCATTGTCCCCAAGTTCGTGGAGCTCTTCCGCGACCTGGGGGTGAAGGAGCTTCCGGCCATGACGCAGATCCTGGTTGACTTCAGCGACTTCCTGAAGCAGCGATGGTGGCTGGGCATCATCATCCTGCTGGCCCTCTACGTGGCGACGAAGTACTTCGGTACGACGCGCATCGGGCGGCGAGTGATCGACCGGATCAAGCTGAAGGTGCCGGTGTTCGGCAAGCTGCACCACAAGATCGCGCTGGCCCGTTTCTCGCGCACCCTGGGCACCTTGCTCGTCTCGGGCGTGCCGATCCTGCAGGCGCTGGAGACGGTGGCCGGCACGGTGGGCAACGGCATCATCGCCGAGGCCGTGATGCAGGCCCGCGCCCGTATCCGGGAGGGCGACCGGATCAACGACCCACTCGAGAAGAGCAAGATGTTCCCGCCGATGGTGGTGCACATGATCTCCATCGGCGAGGAGTCCGGCGCGCTCGACGCGATGCTCACCAAGATCGCCGAGTTCTACGAGCAGGAAGTCGACGCCACGCTCCAGAGCCTGACGGCGGCCATCGAGCCGGTTCTGATCGTCTTCCTCGGCTTCTGCGTGGGGTTCATCGTCATCGCGATGTTCATGCCCCTGATCAGCGTGATACAGAACCTTACCTCGGGAAGCGGCGACTCCAGCGCGGGTGCGGGCGCGGGGGAGGAGTAG
- a CDS encoding prepilin peptidase, with protein MTPVPDLFWAVLAGVFGAVIGSFLNVVVWRLPRGQSLMDPPRSYCPRCKHVLGAAENIPLLSFLAQGGRCRACREPIPWRYFWVELACAALFVAITERFGPTLDTVAYCAFGALLLAALFIDLELYVIPDELNTLALLVGVSRDVWGAAAGEPNHALLWGWLPRSVLGAMVCASVFVAIQVLGRALFHKDAMGDGDVKLARAIGAMMPLRLALVSFLLAIGVGAVLGGALVLLQAIRRPAAAETGARDAQDEEPEATPLAEILRYGLYYVAFVDLLIAAAARVGVAPARRAAARWAAEAPPDEEDDFVPGPTHIPFGPYMVVGAFLALFVGDRLIAWYLAWAGLGPRGA; from the coding sequence TTGACCCCGGTTCCCGATCTCTTCTGGGCCGTCCTCGCGGGCGTGTTTGGCGCCGTCATCGGCAGCTTTCTCAACGTAGTGGTCTGGCGGCTGCCCCGCGGCCAGTCGCTGATGGACCCGCCCCGCTCCTACTGCCCGCGGTGCAAGCACGTGCTGGGCGCCGCGGAGAACATACCGCTGCTCAGCTTCCTCGCGCAGGGAGGACGCTGCCGGGCTTGCCGAGAGCCGATCCCCTGGCGCTACTTCTGGGTGGAGTTGGCGTGCGCCGCGCTCTTCGTGGCGATCACCGAGCGGTTCGGTCCGACGCTGGACACGGTGGCCTACTGCGCGTTCGGAGCCCTGCTGCTCGCCGCGCTGTTCATCGACCTCGAGTTGTACGTGATTCCGGACGAGTTGAACACCCTGGCGCTGCTGGTGGGCGTCTCGCGCGACGTGTGGGGGGCCGCGGCGGGCGAGCCGAACCATGCGCTCCTGTGGGGCTGGCTGCCACGCTCCGTGCTGGGCGCGATGGTGTGCGCCTCGGTATTCGTGGCGATCCAGGTGCTCGGCCGGGCGCTGTTCCACAAGGATGCGATGGGCGATGGCGACGTGAAGCTTGCCCGCGCGATCGGGGCGATGATGCCGCTGCGGCTGGCCCTGGTATCGTTCCTGTTGGCCATCGGCGTGGGGGCGGTGCTCGGCGGTGCTCTGGTGCTCTTGCAGGCGATCCGCCGGCCCGCGGCCGCGGAGACGGGGGCGCGCGACGCGCAGGACGAGGAGCCGGAGGCGACGCCTCTGGCCGAGATCCTCCGCTACGGGCTCTACTACGTGGCGTTTGTTGACCTGCTGATCGCGGCCGCTGCCCGGGTGGGGGTGGCGCCCGCCCGGCGCGCCGCGGCCCGCTGGGCGGCCGAGGCGCCGCCTGACGAGGAGGACGACTTCGTGCCCGGGCCAACGCACATTCCGTTCGGGCCCTACATGGTGGTGGGCGCGTTCCTGGCGCTCTTCGTGGGTGACCGGCTGATCGCGTGGTACCTGGCGTGGGCCGGGCTTGGCCCGCGCGGAGCCTAG
- a CDS encoding prepilin-type N-terminal cleavage/methylation domain-containing protein, whose protein sequence is MLSASRPRGFTLIELLTVIAIIAVLAAILFPLAGSVREQARAADCMSKLHQLYVSARVYRDDEGAYPPALFGYVETEVTDTNCTGQSGVPRRIPFSDGVGAGYVAVDQVANGFLYGEQVRDASVFRCPDNVPMSRTAITVAHYPNVQGTDPGQAFYWPTTWVGDYLASKGCPTDEAGTIDCFWDVDPNDPCLGQLYLKPRYFYVWDSYDLGPRVDASGTPIRTADDQYVFDRHYSVDWTGQLGLSDLPTQLKYANPPGDRTLLTYCTWHAAIAGANTVTAISTSGTARKVDIGRALRNGPEMYAR, encoded by the coding sequence ATGCTTAGCGCGTCTCGACCACGCGGTTTCACACTGATCGAGCTTCTCACCGTCATCGCGATCATCGCGGTGCTCGCCGCCATCCTGTTTCCGCTGGCCGGCAGCGTCCGCGAGCAGGCTCGCGCCGCCGACTGCATGAGCAAGTTGCACCAGCTTTACGTAAGCGCGCGCGTCTATCGCGACGATGAGGGCGCCTACCCGCCGGCGCTATTCGGGTACGTGGAAACCGAGGTTACGGACACCAACTGCACCGGGCAGTCCGGCGTGCCGCGACGAATCCCGTTCTCGGACGGGGTGGGGGCCGGCTACGTGGCGGTGGACCAGGTCGCCAACGGCTTCCTGTATGGCGAGCAGGTGCGCGACGCCAGCGTGTTTCGCTGCCCCGACAACGTGCCGATGTCGAGAACGGCCATCACGGTGGCTCACTACCCCAACGTGCAGGGCACCGACCCTGGCCAGGCCTTCTACTGGCCGACGACGTGGGTTGGCGACTACCTGGCCAGCAAGGGCTGTCCGACGGACGAGGCAGGAACCATCGACTGCTTCTGGGACGTCGACCCGAACGACCCGTGCCTGGGCCAGCTCTACCTGAAGCCGCGCTACTTCTACGTCTGGGACTCGTATGACCTGGGCCCGCGCGTGGATGCCAGCGGGACACCGATCCGCACCGCGGACGACCAGTACGTCTTCGACCGTCACTACAGCGTCGATTGGACAGGGCAACTCGGCCTCAGTGACCTCCCGACACAACTTAAGTACGCCAACCCGCCGGGCGATCGCACTCTGCTGACGTACTGCACCTGGCATGCCGCCATCGCCGGCGCCAACACCGTCACGGCCATCTCGACTTCGGGCACCGCCCGCAAGGTCGACATCGGGCGGGCGCTGCGGAACGGTCCGGAGATGTACGCCCGGTAG
- a CDS encoding prepilin-type N-terminal cleavage/methylation domain-containing protein codes for MYRTRRNNGISLIEVLVVIVVLLVGIMSVVRLFPPGFLINRRTEATTLSSRLAKAEVDRYTAGSANLMDAVLPTTIEENANSPTGYYIRVDLDATPDELTEVAQPVAGVDPYYLSGPNKFRWIRGETVRVPNPSPIAPGVRGSVYMLSAAPVYDNLAVDANGAVVDSIVVSGQPLRRRGQDSTDPYGPYLRSLAEYAIDYDNAQIAFFPAPYPRTFKITYSYYDASNEVQTVAAQSLAVPAASQAVWQPVSPPNGGELVRDGDVVSRAFTRVAYPPAWSPDPYEYCVVPSTASIAGFASMGVLIFNPLGRDYVERTARGNVPLTAKIDYNVLDWRILREDRPMPGIAPYQVRLGLKRIMRVGEYEADQSQYPGLWRDPNAPHVDLLVYNVTTGQEVPPSQYSVNYREGVVTFTDAFGGASASGTFRFFYKANGDWAMQVLKAASGYHRAASHTANIGFGEFYLGGGASGGDATRMYFPLMESGNTVNIRDLWYWSHNDITGATTLRRASNETYRINSARGQFWQTGRGPLTWLDLRDNHNTATDRAVAWALSSFSAAPAGVQPTYGIQPALGVQGISFRVRVVWSGSTTVTETASGNVAHRRWRRLNLDTFLTRGEG; via the coding sequence ATGTACAGGACGCGACGAAACAACGGAATATCGCTCATCGAAGTGCTCGTGGTGATCGTGGTGCTGCTGGTGGGGATCATGTCGGTCGTGCGGCTCTTCCCGCCGGGCTTCCTGATCAACCGGCGGACCGAGGCCACCACCCTCTCGTCGCGGCTGGCCAAGGCGGAGGTGGATCGCTACACCGCTGGCTCCGCCAACCTGATGGACGCGGTGCTCCCGACGACGATCGAGGAGAACGCGAACTCGCCCACCGGCTACTACATTCGCGTGGATCTCGACGCCACCCCCGACGAGCTCACCGAGGTCGCCCAGCCGGTGGCGGGCGTTGACCCCTACTACCTGTCCGGGCCCAACAAGTTCCGCTGGATTCGCGGCGAGACGGTGCGGGTGCCGAACCCGTCGCCCATCGCGCCTGGCGTGCGCGGCTCCGTGTACATGCTGAGCGCGGCGCCCGTCTACGACAACCTGGCCGTCGACGCCAACGGCGCGGTCGTCGACAGCATCGTGGTGAGCGGGCAGCCGCTGCGGCGGCGCGGGCAGGACTCGACCGACCCGTATGGGCCGTATCTGCGGAGCCTGGCGGAGTACGCGATCGACTACGATAACGCGCAGATCGCCTTCTTCCCGGCGCCCTATCCGCGCACGTTCAAGATCACCTACAGCTACTACGACGCGAGCAACGAGGTGCAGACGGTGGCCGCGCAGTCGCTGGCGGTGCCCGCCGCCTCGCAGGCCGTGTGGCAGCCGGTGAGCCCGCCCAATGGCGGCGAGCTGGTGCGCGACGGCGACGTGGTGTCGCGCGCCTTCACCCGGGTGGCCTACCCGCCAGCCTGGTCGCCCGATCCCTACGAGTACTGCGTCGTTCCGAGCACGGCCAGTATCGCCGGTTTCGCCAGTATGGGCGTCCTGATCTTCAACCCGCTCGGGCGCGACTACGTCGAGCGCACGGCCCGTGGCAACGTGCCGCTGACCGCAAAGATCGACTACAACGTGCTGGACTGGCGGATCCTCCGCGAGGACCGGCCGATGCCGGGCATCGCGCCCTACCAGGTGCGTCTGGGGCTCAAGCGGATCATGCGGGTTGGCGAGTACGAGGCCGACCAGAGCCAGTACCCAGGCCTCTGGCGCGATCCGAACGCGCCGCACGTCGACCTGCTCGTGTACAACGTGACGACCGGGCAGGAGGTGCCGCCCAGCCAGTACTCGGTGAACTACCGCGAGGGCGTGGTAACCTTCACGGACGCGTTCGGCGGGGCCAGCGCCTCGGGCACCTTCCGCTTCTTCTATAAGGCGAACGGCGACTGGGCCATGCAGGTGCTCAAGGCGGCGTCCGGCTACCATCGCGCCGCGTCTCACACGGCCAACATCGGCTTTGGCGAGTTCTACCTCGGCGGCGGGGCGAGCGGCGGAGATGCGACCCGTATGTACTTCCCGCTCATGGAATCCGGAAACACGGTCAATATCCGGGACCTGTGGTACTGGTCTCACAACGACATCACGGGGGCAACGACGCTCCGGCGGGCGTCCAACGAGACGTATCGTATTAACTCGGCGCGCGGCCAGTTCTGGCAGACCGGGCGCGGCCCACTGACCTGGCTGGACCTGCGCGACAATCACAATACCGCAACAGACCGGGCCGTTGCCTGGGCGCTCTCGTCGTTCAGCGCGGCGCCGGCCGGCGTGCAGCCAACCTACGGGATTCAGCCGGCGCTGGGAGTGCAGGGCATCTCCTTCCGGGTGCGTGTCGTCTGGAGCGGCAGCACCACGGTCACGGAGACCGCCAGCGGCAACGTGGCGCACCGGCGATGGCGCAGGCTGAACCTGGACACCTTCCTGACCCGCGGTGAGGGCTAG